The Brevibacterium atlanticum genome segment ATGAATACGCCGCCGACCTCATCGCTGACAGCAAGCCGTCGGCGGAAGCAGTTGCCGAGCAGGACCCGGACCTCATCATCTACTTCGGCGCCGGATCGCCTCTCGACCAATCAGGCTTCGATCAACTGACCGAGATCGCACCCACCTACGCCTATACACAGCTGCCGACCCACGAAGACGAACTCGACGCACTCGGCACGCTCACGGGTACGACTGATCAGGTCGAGAAGGTCGTCCAGGGCATCGACGATGACTTTGCCGAGGCACGTGAGACGCTCTCCGGTTTGGAGGGAAAGACCTTCTTCCAAGGCGTGACATCCCCCGATGGGATCTACTCGGTATCGGGTGCGAACCATTTCTTCAGTGAACTCGGCCTCGAGCCCTCGAAGGCCCAGCCGACCGAGGACAAGACGCAGACCCTGTCGCTCGAGCGGCTCGATGACATCGATGCCGATGTCGCCGTCATCGGCGGAGAAGACGACGCTCGCAAGGAGGTTGAGGACGACTCCCGATTCGACCGCCTGCCTGCTGTCGAGAACGACGCGATGGTCCTCGTCGGCGGCACGGAGACGTATCTGTCGATGCCCACACAGATCGGGCCCTCGAGCGTTCCCTATATCCTGGGCAAACTCGTCCCTCAGCTCGAGGATTCCACGCTCAACCAGGGAAGCTGACACCGTGAGCGGGACCGAAGACCCGGCGGGCCTGGGCCGCTACTGGCTGACTCGGTGGATGCCTGTCCTCGGTCAGGCCCCGAACCGACCGCCGGCAGTCGAACCCATCACGGTACGACCGGGGACGGGACCGACTCGCTTCCTTGTCGGAGTGCTGTTCTCGGCCAAGCGATACACGCTGCCGGCAGTGGTGCTCGGGATGCTGTGGCAGGCCGGTGAGGCCGTCGTTCCCGTGGTGATGGGGGCGGCGATCGATGAGGCGCTCGCCGAGGGGGACGTCTCCCGTCTCCTCCTGTGGATCGGGGTGCTCGCCGTGGTATTCATCGTCATCTCCTTGTCGTTTCGGTTCACAGCTCAGCTCTCCGACTTCGCCACGGAGATCGTCTCCCACCGGTTCCGGATCACCCTGTCGCGCAGGCTGCTCCACACGTCCGGCTCAACTGGGTCGGCGCCTGATGCCGGCGTGGTCTCGCTGATGACGAACGACATCATGCGCGTCGCAGGCATGCGGCTGGCTGTCTACCCGGTCGCCGAGTTCTCTGGAGTCGTCTTCATTGCGGTTGCGCTCCTGCTCATCCATTGGCTGCTGGGACTGATCGTGCTCGTCGGTGCACCGCTGACGGTCTGGCTCATGGGTGTGCTCAGCGGCCGCCTGGCTCGCGACTCCCGCGTCTACCAGACGCTGCTGGCCACGACCGTGGGACGGGCAACCGACATGGTCACCGGCTACCGCGTGATCAAGGGCATCCGCGCCGAGGCCGAGGCAACCGAACGCTACCGTGAGACCAGCCGGGAGACCCTCGACGGCGCCTTCCGCAACGTCGCCCACCTGGGACGGTTCCTCGTCGGCAGCACGACAGTCAGCGGCGCGTTCGTCGCCGGAGTCGCCGCGTTGGCAGCCTGGTTCGCCATCAAAGGGCAGATCAGCGTGGGCGGCCTCATCGCCGCCGTCGGCCTCTCCCAGGCACTGCTGCCGCCGATGCGGATGCTCGCGATGAATGCCGTGCCCGGCTGGGCGGCCGCGCACGGCTCGGGCGCCCGTATCCTCGATGCTCTCACCAGCACCGAGGCAGGGGGCCGTGGAAATGTCGAGGAACCAATCCTGGACGATCGGGACTCAGTTGCTGGTGAGATGGTGGTCCGGGATGACGGTCGGATCCCGGCCGCTGATGGGGCCGCGGGCCGGATCGACCTGAGGGTCGGGCGGCGAGAGACGGTGGCCATCGAGGCAGGGGAGACCGTGGGGATCAGCGCCGACGAGGTGTGCGCGGCGAAGATTGCCGAGGCGTTCCTCCGTCCCGGGGCGCGTAACGACGTGTCCCTGTCCATCGACGGCCTCGACCACACGAGTCCTGACTTCGAGCACCGGTGGCACGAGATGGTGATCGTCTCCCCGCACCACGCCACGCTGTTCAGCGGATCCGTGGCCGAGACGATCAGACCGCCCGATGCCGATGTTGACGAGGGACCGGGCAGACGCGACCTCGGCACAGCGGCCCTGCTCGCAGCGGCCTGCGATGACTTCATCTCCGCAGAGGAAACGGAGACACATCAGATCGGTGAGATGGCCAACCAGCTCTCGGGAGGACAGCGCCAAAGACTCGCCCTCGCCCGAGCCTATGCCACGGACGCGCCCGTGCTCGTCCTCCACGATCCGACGGCGGCGGTCGACTCCGTGACCGAGCAGGCGATCTCAGCTCGTCTGCGAGAGATCCGGCGTGGTCGCACGACGATCCTCATCGCGTCGTCGCCGGTTCTCCTCGGAGTCTGCGATCGCGTGGTCGACCTCGAAATCCCGCAGCATGAACGGACGGTGTCAGTATGAGCGGATCCGACGGAGCGCCCGTCGCTGACAGACTGCCCGTCACTGACGGACTACCAGTCGCCGACGGACGCACGACCTGGCGGACGGTGATCGCCCTCAGCCGGGGTCGGCGTCTCACACTGCTCGCGGTCGCACTCCTCGGCACCGTCTCGGCGGCGGCAGGACTCGTCCCTCCGGCGGTGATCGGCAGCCTCGTCGATCGTGTGCAGGACGGAAGTGCGGATCTGTCCTCGGTGGCGTGGGCCTTGGCGATCATGGTCCTCGCTGCTTTCCTCGGTGCCCTGGGTGCCGCGATCACCGTCGTGCTGGCGGCCCGGGCCTATCATGCGATGCTCGCCGAACTGCGCGAGAACCTCGTCCAGCAGGCGCTCGCCCTGCCGCAGGGGATGGTCGAAAGGGCCGGGACGGGTGACCTGATCTCACGGTCGAGCGACGACGTCTCCCAGATCGCCGATGCCGCACCGCAGATCATTCCGGCATTCACGACCGTGGTCTTCACGATCATCGTCACCTTTGCCGGGATGACTGCGCTCGATCCTTGGTACGGGCTCACCGTCGTCGCGGTGGTACCGGTCTACCTGTGCACGATGCGTTGGTATCTGCGTACGGGACCACGGGTGTACCGGGCGGAGCGGACGGCGATGAGCGGTCGTGCTCAGCAGATCAATGAGTCCCAGCGGGGGCATTCCACGGTTGTGGGGCTGCGCCTCGGCGAGAGTCGGCATGCTTCAGTGCTGGGTGCGTCGTGGGCTGTCGTTGAGCACTCTCTGCGGGCGAGGACGGTGCAGAACATGTTCTTCGGTCGGCTCAACATCGCCGAGTTTCTCGGGCTCGCGGCGATCCTCGTGATCGGCTTTCTGCTCAATCGTGCCGGACTGTCCAGTGTAGGTGCGGCGACTGCGGCGATGCTGCTGTTCCTCCGGCTGCTCGGGCCGATCAATCAGCTTCTCCTCGTCATCGACACCCTCCAGTCCGTATTCGCCTCCCTGGCCCGCATGGTCGGTGTCATCACAGCTGAGCCGGCCGGAGGGCATGTGCACCGGTCGCAGTCCGCGGAGGTCCGCCTCGGTGGGGTGAGCTTCAGCTATGACGGCGCCGAGGCGGTCATCAAGGATCTCGATCTGCAGATCGGTGCTGGTGAGCGAGTCGCGATCGTCGGTTCTTCGGGAGCGGGGAAGACGACTGTGGCGGCCCTCATCGCGGGCATCCATGAGCCCGGATCCGGCACGGTGAGGGCACCTGCGAACACGGCGCTGGTCACTCAGGAGGGGCACATCTTCGCCGGAACCCTGCGGCAGAACCTCACGCTGGCTGCGCCCACTGCGACGGATGCGCAGATCCGGGCTGCGCTCGGAGCCGTCGGGGCCGGTGGGCTGCTCGAACTGCTGCCTGACGGGTTGGGGTCCGCCGTCGGCCAGGCGGGCCGGGAGCTGACCTTCGCTCAGGCTCAGCAGGTGGCTCTTGCTCGCGTCATTCTCATCGACCCGGACCTTGTGATCCTCGACGAGGCGACCGCCGAGGCTGGTTCGGCCCAGGCCGAAACGCTCGACCGTGCGGCCGCGGCGGCTCTCGATGGGAGAACCGGGCTCGTCATCGCCCACCGGCTCTCACAGGCAGCTTCCTGCGATCGGATAATCGTCCTCGAGCACGGACAGGTCGTCGAGTCCGGACGGCATGAGGATCTCGCCATCGCGGGTGGGGTCTACGAGCGCTTGTGGAATG includes the following:
- a CDS encoding ABC transporter substrate-binding protein, coding for MTIDTHVRRRAVAATALGAVLALSACGSGSDGAAEGESTEAAGGFPASVDTEFGKVTVEEKPETIVVIGSPLDVDMLDALGEPADVYGGWGPEDLALQTAPWIEGLYDEYAADLIADSKPSAEAVAEQDPDLIIYFGAGSPLDQSGFDQLTEIAPTYAYTQLPTHEDELDALGTLTGTTDQVEKVVQGIDDDFAEARETLSGLEGKTFFQGVTSPDGIYSVSGANHFFSELGLEPSKAQPTEDKTQTLSLERLDDIDADVAVIGGEDDARKEVEDDSRFDRLPAVENDAMVLVGGTETYLSMPTQIGPSSVPYILGKLVPQLEDSTLNQGS
- a CDS encoding ABC transporter transmembrane domain-containing protein; translated protein: MSGTEDPAGLGRYWLTRWMPVLGQAPNRPPAVEPITVRPGTGPTRFLVGVLFSAKRYTLPAVVLGMLWQAGEAVVPVVMGAAIDEALAEGDVSRLLLWIGVLAVVFIVISLSFRFTAQLSDFATEIVSHRFRITLSRRLLHTSGSTGSAPDAGVVSLMTNDIMRVAGMRLAVYPVAEFSGVVFIAVALLLIHWLLGLIVLVGAPLTVWLMGVLSGRLARDSRVYQTLLATTVGRATDMVTGYRVIKGIRAEAEATERYRETSRETLDGAFRNVAHLGRFLVGSTTVSGAFVAGVAALAAWFAIKGQISVGGLIAAVGLSQALLPPMRMLAMNAVPGWAAAHGSGARILDALTSTEAGGRGNVEEPILDDRDSVAGEMVVRDDGRIPAADGAAGRIDLRVGRRETVAIEAGETVGISADEVCAAKIAEAFLRPGARNDVSLSIDGLDHTSPDFEHRWHEMVIVSPHHATLFSGSVAETIRPPDADVDEGPGRRDLGTAALLAAACDDFISAEETETHQIGEMANQLSGGQRQRLALARAYATDAPVLVLHDPTAAVDSVTEQAISARLREIRRGRTTILIASSPVLLGVCDRVVDLEIPQHERTVSV
- a CDS encoding ABC transporter ATP-binding protein; the encoded protein is MSGSDGAPVADRLPVTDGLPVADGRTTWRTVIALSRGRRLTLLAVALLGTVSAAAGLVPPAVIGSLVDRVQDGSADLSSVAWALAIMVLAAFLGALGAAITVVLAARAYHAMLAELRENLVQQALALPQGMVERAGTGDLISRSSDDVSQIADAAPQIIPAFTTVVFTIIVTFAGMTALDPWYGLTVVAVVPVYLCTMRWYLRTGPRVYRAERTAMSGRAQQINESQRGHSTVVGLRLGESRHASVLGASWAVVEHSLRARTVQNMFFGRLNIAEFLGLAAILVIGFLLNRAGLSSVGAATAAMLLFLRLLGPINQLLLVIDTLQSVFASLARMVGVITAEPAGGHVHRSQSAEVRLGGVSFSYDGAEAVIKDLDLQIGAGERVAIVGSSGAGKTTVAALIAGIHEPGSGTVRAPANTALVTQEGHIFAGTLRQNLTLAAPTATDAQIRAALGAVGAGGLLELLPDGLGSAVGQAGRELTFAQAQQVALARVILIDPDLVILDEATAEAGSAQAETLDRAAAAALDGRTGLVIAHRLSQAASCDRIIVLEHGQVVESGRHEDLAIAGGVYERLWNAWSLGLTPDRS